Proteins from a genomic interval of Streptomyces fodineus:
- a CDS encoding HNH endonuclease gives MSISDKTRKILWIRSGGWCAICKEQVITPGTASDDPSVFGEEAHIVARSKGGPRAGGLAEELIDGYANLILLCSKDHKRVDDQPEYFTVERLRQIKADHETWVRSLADADSGRMRLVPDPGFPQPRALKLITRGNPLWNMIKESVTFEFAMPDNLHDDDEDLIIEFMDLLRDFLDIAPELVSVRENRDAEKTIQQYISRLAERGFLVGAYVRHMLLKGGSAQDATPWPMLRVEAQLSIEAVVATEDGTPYPNQAR, from the coding sequence GTGAGTATCTCCGATAAGACTCGAAAGATTCTCTGGATTCGGTCTGGTGGTTGGTGCGCCATCTGCAAAGAGCAAGTGATCACGCCTGGTACTGCCTCGGATGACCCTTCTGTTTTCGGTGAGGAGGCGCACATTGTCGCGCGATCGAAGGGCGGCCCTCGGGCAGGAGGTTTGGCCGAAGAACTGATCGACGGTTATGCGAACTTGATCCTCTTGTGCAGCAAGGATCACAAGCGCGTGGATGACCAGCCGGAATATTTCACGGTGGAGCGGCTACGCCAGATCAAAGCAGACCACGAAACATGGGTACGGTCCCTGGCAGACGCTGATTCAGGACGCATGAGGCTAGTCCCTGATCCGGGGTTTCCGCAGCCTAGGGCGCTGAAGCTGATCACGCGCGGCAATCCGCTCTGGAACATGATCAAGGAGAGCGTCACGTTTGAGTTCGCCATGCCAGACAACCTGCATGACGACGATGAAGACTTGATTATCGAATTCATGGATCTACTGCGAGACTTTCTCGACATAGCCCCGGAGCTTGTAAGTGTCCGAGAGAATCGTGACGCAGAGAAGACAATTCAGCAGTACATCAGCCGGCTTGCCGAGCGTGGATTCCTTGTGGGTGCCTACGTTCGCCACATGCTTCTTAAGGGAGGGTCTGCTCAGGACGCTACTCCCTGGCCCATGCTCCGCGTCGAAGCACAGCTTTCAATCGAGGCGGTTGTTGCGACCGAGGATGGTACTCCCTATCCAAATCAGGCACGTTGA
- a CDS encoding helix-turn-helix domain-containing protein, whose translation MGSDIGANIRRLREEREWSQARLAHEVCRAAGVIGDPVGRQEVSRWETGKRTPREWLPFLAAALGVSVEVLRAPQSPAEPPLPTLADFLPEGDPLSPLEERSGRIGMGTVDDLQKRVHGLRLADDVLAGGDLIRPALRDLRRAVKLYRENSHGSEVGRALLRQIGELAQIAGWIASDAGQHAEAERIYRLGISAARQAEDHTLAGNIAGSLAYQLSNTGRESEGLTLAQAALNDAGADAPPKARALYLDRVAWAHTKSGGIENGQRAMRALGEAGQALSEDSAGMESPAYLYWVDAGELRVMESRVYTELHRPLRAVPLLRGVLSEYDATHTREMALYLSWLAVALADANEPEEAAVVAERVIALASDIPSERTAERVRVILRRLQDFADVPEVAELLAEHQAA comes from the coding sequence ATGGGCAGTGACATCGGGGCCAACATCCGGCGCCTACGCGAAGAGCGCGAGTGGAGTCAGGCACGGTTAGCGCATGAGGTCTGCCGGGCAGCGGGGGTGATTGGTGATCCAGTCGGACGGCAGGAAGTCAGCCGATGGGAGACCGGAAAGCGAACACCCCGCGAATGGCTGCCGTTCCTCGCTGCCGCCCTGGGTGTGTCCGTGGAAGTGCTCAGGGCGCCTCAGAGCCCCGCTGAGCCCCCTTTGCCGACCCTGGCTGACTTCCTGCCCGAAGGGGACCCGCTTAGCCCGCTAGAGGAGCGCTCAGGGCGCATCGGCATGGGCACCGTGGATGACCTACAGAAGCGGGTGCACGGCCTACGGCTCGCCGATGACGTCCTAGCGGGGGGTGACCTAATCCGCCCTGCGCTGCGGGATTTACGGCGCGCTGTGAAGCTCTACCGTGAAAACAGCCACGGCAGCGAAGTAGGGCGAGCCCTGTTGCGCCAGATTGGCGAGTTAGCCCAAATCGCGGGATGGATTGCCAGCGACGCAGGACAGCATGCGGAAGCTGAGCGGATCTACCGGCTAGGAATCAGCGCGGCGAGACAGGCGGAGGATCACACGCTTGCCGGGAACATCGCCGGCTCGCTGGCCTACCAACTCAGCAACACAGGGCGGGAATCTGAGGGTTTGACGCTGGCGCAAGCCGCGCTCAATGACGCGGGTGCCGATGCTCCGCCGAAAGCGCGCGCGCTGTATCTCGACCGGGTTGCGTGGGCCCATACGAAATCCGGGGGAATCGAGAACGGCCAACGGGCCATGCGCGCACTAGGGGAGGCTGGGCAAGCGCTCAGCGAGGACAGCGCGGGAATGGAATCACCTGCCTACCTGTATTGGGTCGACGCTGGGGAACTCCGGGTCATGGAATCGCGCGTATACACGGAGCTGCATCGCCCCCTCCGTGCCGTGCCGTTGCTCCGGGGCGTCCTCAGCGAATACGACGCCACGCATACCCGAGAAATGGCGCTGTATCTCTCATGGCTAGCTGTGGCGCTAGCCGATGCGAACGAGCCTGAAGAGGCGGCAGTCGTGGCAGAGAGGGTTATCGCCCTGGCTTCTGATATTCCGTCCGAACGGACAGCGGAGAGGGTGCGCGTTATTCTCCGCCGGTTACAGGATTTTGCCGACGTGCCCGAAGTAGCCGAACTTCTCGCTGAGCACCAGGCAGCCTAG
- a CDS encoding Yip1 family protein — MSQVGRKAGPGRPGPARHSPGPGTFDDVAGFRIGRGGRDNRTPQGQQAPQGPSYGRPGASHGQPSGPSYGYPQAPQQSYPQPGQRSYPQGQPYGRPDRSYGHPGPADDGPEYFGDDGGYPGGAAGHDPYAANNPGHTQAFSVDEAAGYTQGATYHAGSAAAPAAPLGPPLHWKELLKGIVFSPNQTFLRMRDYTMWTPALITTFLYGLLAVFGFDGARKDAISATLSNAVPIVLITAVVMVFGLFILGVVTHTLARQLGGDGAWQPTVGLSMLITALTDAPRLLVAMFVGGDATFVQLLGWATWVGAGALLTLMVSRSHDLPWPKALGASAIQLIALLSIVKLGTF; from the coding sequence ATGTCACAGGTCGGCCGCAAAGCCGGGCCTGGACGCCCGGGCCCGGCACGTCACTCTCCGGGACCAGGTACGTTCGATGACGTGGCTGGATTCAGGATCGGACGCGGGGGCCGGGACAACCGCACCCCCCAAGGACAGCAGGCGCCGCAGGGACCGTCGTACGGCCGGCCCGGAGCGTCGCACGGGCAGCCCTCGGGGCCCTCGTACGGCTACCCGCAGGCGCCGCAGCAGTCGTACCCACAGCCGGGACAGCGGTCGTACCCGCAGGGCCAGCCGTACGGCCGGCCGGACCGGTCCTACGGACACCCGGGCCCGGCCGACGACGGCCCGGAGTACTTCGGGGACGACGGCGGCTACCCGGGCGGCGCCGCGGGGCACGACCCGTACGCGGCCAACAACCCGGGCCACACCCAGGCGTTCTCTGTCGACGAGGCCGCCGGCTACACCCAGGGCGCGACCTACCACGCCGGCTCGGCCGCCGCACCCGCCGCCCCGCTCGGCCCGCCGCTGCACTGGAAGGAGCTGCTGAAGGGGATCGTCTTCTCCCCCAACCAGACCTTCCTGCGCATGCGGGACTACACGATGTGGACCCCGGCGCTCATCACCACGTTCCTCTACGGCCTGCTCGCCGTCTTCGGCTTCGACGGCGCCCGCAAGGACGCGATCAGCGCGACGCTGTCCAACGCGGTGCCGATCGTGCTGATCACGGCGGTCGTGATGGTGTTCGGCCTGTTCATCCTGGGCGTGGTCACCCACACCCTGGCCCGCCAGCTCGGCGGCGACGGCGCCTGGCAGCCGACGGTCGGCCTGTCCATGCTGATCACGGCCCTCACGGACGCACCGCGTCTGCTGGTCGCCATGTTCGTCGGCGGCGACGCGACCTTCGTCCAGCTGCTCGGCTGGGCCACCTGGGTCGGCGCGGGCGCCCTGCTGACCCTGATGGTCTCCCGCTCCCACGACCTGCCCTGGCCGAAGGCGCTGGGGGCGTCGGCGATCCAGCTGATCGCGCTGCTGTCGATAGTGAAGCTGGGCACGTTCTAG
- a CDS encoding phosphoribosyltransferase, protein MSDVRENLTYERFGAAIRELAQTIADDGYEPDVVLSIARGGVFVAGGLAYALDCKNIHLVNVEFYTGVGTTLEMPVMLAPVPNVIDFSDKKVLITDDVADTGKTLKLVRDFCLDTVAEVRSAVIYEKSHSLVKCEYVWKRTDEWINFPWSVEPPVVKRAGQVLDA, encoded by the coding sequence ATGAGTGACGTACGGGAGAACCTGACCTACGAGCGCTTCGGCGCCGCCATCCGTGAGCTGGCGCAGACCATCGCCGACGACGGGTACGAGCCGGACGTCGTGCTCAGCATCGCCCGGGGCGGGGTGTTCGTCGCGGGCGGGCTGGCCTACGCCCTCGACTGCAAGAACATCCATCTGGTGAACGTCGAGTTCTACACGGGCGTGGGGACGACCCTGGAGATGCCGGTCATGCTGGCGCCCGTCCCCAACGTCATCGACTTCTCCGACAAGAAGGTGCTGATCACCGACGACGTCGCGGACACCGGCAAGACGCTGAAGCTCGTGCGCGACTTCTGCCTCGACACCGTCGCCGAGGTGCGCTCCGCGGTGATCTATGAGAAGTCCCACTCCCTCGTGAAGTGCGAGTACGTCTGGAAGCGCACCGACGAATGGATCAACTTCCCGTGGAGCGTCGAACCGCCCGTCGTGAAGCGGGCCGGGCAGGTGCTCGACGCCTGA
- the dcd gene encoding dCTP deaminase: protein MLLSDKDIRAEIDAGRVRIDPYDESMVQPSSIDVRLDRYFRVFENHRYPHIDPSVEQPDLTRLVEPEGDEPFILHPGEFVLASTYEVITLPDDLASRLEGKSSLGRLGLVTHSTAGFIDPGFSGHVTLELSNLATLPIKLWPGMKIGQLCMFRLTSPAESPYGSERYGSRYQGQRGPTASRSYVNFHRTQV, encoded by the coding sequence GTGCTTCTCTCAGACAAGGACATCCGGGCCGAGATCGACGCCGGGCGGGTACGGATCGATCCCTACGACGAATCCATGGTGCAGCCGTCGAGCATCGACGTACGGCTGGACCGTTATTTCCGGGTGTTCGAGAACCACCGCTACCCGCACATCGACCCCTCGGTCGAGCAGCCCGACCTGACCAGGCTGGTCGAGCCGGAGGGCGACGAGCCGTTCATCCTGCACCCCGGGGAGTTCGTGCTCGCCTCCACGTACGAGGTCATCACGCTGCCCGACGATCTTGCCTCTCGGCTCGAGGGGAAGTCCTCGCTCGGCCGGCTCGGGCTGGTCACCCACTCCACCGCCGGGTTCATCGACCCCGGGTTCAGCGGGCATGTGACGCTGGAGCTGTCCAATCTCGCCACGCTTCCCATCAAGCTCTGGCCGGGGATGAAGATCGGGCAGCTGTGCATGTTCCGGCTGACCTCGCCCGCCGAGTCCCCGTACGGCAGCGAGCGCTACGGCTCCCGGTACCAGGGGCAGCGCGGGCCCACCGCCTCGCGGTCCTACGTCAATTTCCATCGGACCCAGGTGTGA
- a CDS encoding PIN domain-containing protein, protein MSGALVLDSEGLAKAVQRDREVHEWLTAARGADLPVITSVAVLVEVIHPKINDAALKWTLSRLRVEPVTRTVAQSAAALLRAAGLHGHKYAIDAMLCATALQHPGRVTILTSDVEDIGLLTAGHPRVLAEKV, encoded by the coding sequence ATGAGCGGTGCCCTGGTCCTGGACAGCGAGGGCCTGGCGAAGGCGGTGCAGCGGGACCGGGAGGTGCACGAGTGGCTGACAGCTGCCCGTGGCGCCGACCTACCGGTCATCACATCGGTCGCAGTCCTCGTCGAGGTCATCCACCCGAAGATCAACGACGCTGCGCTGAAGTGGACCTTGTCCCGGCTGCGCGTAGAGCCGGTAACCCGGACGGTTGCACAGTCCGCCGCTGCTCTGCTGCGGGCTGCGGGGCTGCACGGTCACAAGTACGCCATCGACGCCATGCTGTGCGCGACCGCCCTGCAGCATCCCGGCCGGGTGACGATCCTGACGTCCGATGTCGAGGACATCGGTCTGCTCACCGCCGGGCATCCACGCGTGCTGGCCGAGAAGGTATGA
- a CDS encoding tyrosine-type recombinase/integrase, which produces MAARNPQRRREFGTVRKLASGRWQARYIGPDGQRYTAPATFETRSDAQDWLNLVHADIERNVWRDPDAGAVNFEKYALRWMEERGLALTTVDRYDGLLRLHLLPTFGGKDLDEITPPSVRTWRAERLKATGATTVAKSYRLLKAILQTAVDDDLLRTNPCRIKGVGKEEADERPTATIEQVFVLADATGPRWRPMVLLGAFASLRPEELAELRRRSVDLDECSLPITQASPELTNGKRVTGDPKSRAGKRTVYLPGFLLPELRRHLQWFAEKEPDGLLFVGEKGAPFRRSTFGRKWRKARKKVGMADSFRFYDLRHTGNTLAADTGAKLKDLMVRAGQSSERAQLIYQHSTAKHQRKLAQGIDAEVRQQLRESGAGGNRPARRSRPAITGSGALAKCPVGAPRPSALGHLRGGTGDRISQWHFQWHTWCHG; this is translated from the coding sequence ATGGCGGCACGCAACCCGCAGCGGCGGCGCGAGTTCGGCACGGTACGCAAGCTCGCCTCCGGCCGGTGGCAGGCCCGCTACATCGGCCCGGACGGCCAGCGGTACACCGCCCCGGCGACGTTCGAGACCAGGTCCGACGCCCAGGACTGGCTCAACCTCGTCCACGCCGACATCGAGCGCAACGTATGGCGCGACCCGGATGCCGGCGCGGTCAACTTCGAGAAGTACGCTCTCCGTTGGATGGAGGAACGCGGCCTGGCCCTCACCACCGTCGACCGCTACGACGGCCTGCTGCGCCTGCACCTCCTGCCGACCTTCGGCGGCAAGGACCTGGACGAGATCACTCCGCCCTCCGTCCGGACCTGGCGCGCCGAGCGCCTGAAGGCGACCGGCGCCACCACGGTCGCCAAGTCGTACCGCCTGCTGAAGGCCATCCTGCAGACTGCGGTCGACGACGACCTCCTGCGAACCAACCCGTGCCGTATCAAGGGCGTCGGCAAGGAGGAGGCCGACGAGCGCCCCACGGCCACGATCGAGCAGGTCTTCGTTCTGGCCGACGCAACGGGCCCGCGCTGGCGCCCAATGGTCCTGCTTGGCGCGTTCGCCTCGCTCCGCCCCGAGGAACTGGCCGAGCTGCGCCGCCGCAGTGTCGATCTCGACGAATGCTCCCTGCCCATCACGCAGGCTTCCCCGGAGCTCACCAACGGCAAGCGGGTCACCGGCGACCCGAAGTCCCGGGCGGGCAAGCGCACCGTCTACCTGCCCGGCTTCCTGCTCCCCGAGCTGCGCCGCCACCTGCAATGGTTCGCCGAGAAAGAGCCGGACGGCCTTCTCTTCGTCGGTGAGAAGGGTGCCCCCTTCCGCCGGTCGACCTTCGGCCGGAAGTGGCGCAAGGCCAGGAAGAAGGTCGGCATGGCGGACAGCTTCCGCTTCTACGACCTCCGTCACACCGGCAACACCCTCGCCGCCGACACCGGAGCCAAGCTGAAGGACCTCATGGTCCGCGCCGGCCAGTCCTCGGAGCGGGCTCAGCTGATCTACCAGCACTCGACGGCGAAGCACCAGCGCAAGCTGGCGCAGGGCATCGACGCCGAGGTGCGGCAGCAGCTGCGCGAGTCTGGTGCGGGCGGCAACAGACCCGCGAGGCGGAGCCGCCCCGCAATCACCGGGAGTGGGGCTCTGGCCAAGTGCCCAGTCGGAGCCCCACGCCCCTCAGCGCTTGGTCACCTGCGCGGCGGGACCGGGGATCGCATCTCTCAATGGCATTTTCAATGGCATACTTGGTGTCATGGCTGA
- a CDS encoding helix-turn-helix domain-containing protein, producing MADRLLTVAEAGEMLGTGERFVRRLIAERRIRYVKLGRPVRIPESAIAEYVEARTVEPVRRVRARYGKAA from the coding sequence ATGGCTGACCGCCTCCTGACAGTGGCCGAGGCCGGCGAAATGCTCGGTACAGGCGAGCGCTTCGTCCGCCGCCTGATCGCCGAGCGCCGCATCCGCTACGTGAAGCTCGGCCGCCCGGTGCGCATCCCGGAAAGCGCGATCGCCGAGTACGTCGAGGCGCGCACCGTTGAGCCGGTCCGCCGCGTCCGTGCCCGCTACGGGAAGGCGGCCTGA
- a CDS encoding cryptochrome/photolyase family protein codes for MRVSVALFTADLRVHDNPVLQAALKDAERVVPLFVVDTGIRRTGFAGPNRAAFLADSLADLDRALRARGGRLVVRAGDVVEETCRVAAETGAAVVHIAGGVSRYAAQREDRLRAELADDRRELRVHDASLTVVPPGALTPAGKDHFAVFTPYFRRWESFSVRGVLPAPDAVRLPDVGSAGLPRAESLASGSTSPGLPAGGESEARRRLRSWLAGPLSAYDDRRDDLAADATSRLSSYLHFGCLSPTELLHRVRAQDGPGAHAFVRQLAWRDFHHQVLAARPDAADHDYRPRHDRWRRATKEFEAWQDGRTGYPVVDAALRQLRHEGWMPGRARLLAASFLTKTLYVDWRAGARHFLDLLVDGDVANNQLNWQWVAGTGTDTRPNRLLNPLVQARRYDPRGEYVRRWLPELRHLDATAVHRVAHLDAATRAGLDYPAPIVDLAAAAARFRERRGAD; via the coding sequence GTGCGCGTCTCGGTCGCCCTGTTCACCGCCGACCTGCGGGTGCACGACAACCCGGTCCTCCAGGCCGCCCTGAAGGACGCCGAACGTGTGGTCCCGCTCTTCGTCGTCGACACCGGCATCCGCCGCACCGGCTTCGCCGGACCCAACCGCGCGGCGTTCCTCGCCGACAGCCTGGCTGATCTCGACAGGGCCCTGCGGGCTCGGGGCGGTCGGCTGGTGGTGCGCGCCGGCGACGTGGTCGAGGAGACCTGCCGGGTGGCTGCGGAGACCGGGGCCGCCGTGGTGCACATCGCGGGCGGGGTGAGCCGCTACGCGGCACAGCGCGAGGACCGGCTGCGCGCGGAGCTGGCCGACGACCGACGCGAACTACGCGTCCACGACGCCTCGTTGACGGTCGTACCGCCGGGAGCGCTGACACCGGCGGGCAAGGACCACTTCGCCGTCTTCACCCCCTACTTCCGCCGATGGGAGAGCTTCTCCGTGCGCGGCGTCCTGCCCGCACCGGACGCCGTACGGCTACCGGACGTGGGCTCGGCCGGCCTTCCTCGCGCAGAGTCCCTCGCGTCGGGCTCCACTTCGCCGGGCCTGCCCGCCGGCGGGGAATCCGAGGCCCGCCGCAGGCTGCGGTCATGGCTGGCGGGCCCGCTGTCCGCATACGACGACCGGCGCGACGACCTGGCCGCCGACGCGACCTCCCGGCTCTCCTCCTACCTGCATTTCGGCTGCCTCTCACCCACCGAACTGCTGCACCGGGTCCGCGCCCAGGACGGTCCCGGTGCGCACGCCTTCGTCCGTCAGCTCGCCTGGCGGGACTTCCACCACCAGGTCCTGGCGGCCCGCCCCGACGCCGCCGACCACGACTACCGGCCCCGGCACGACCGCTGGCGCCGCGCCACGAAGGAGTTCGAAGCCTGGCAGGACGGCCGCACGGGCTACCCCGTCGTCGACGCCGCCCTGCGACAGCTCCGCCACGAGGGCTGGATGCCGGGCCGGGCCCGCCTGCTCGCGGCAAGCTTTCTCACCAAGACGCTGTACGTGGACTGGCGCGCGGGAGCCCGCCACTTCCTGGACCTCCTTGTCGACGGAGATGTGGCCAACAACCAGCTCAACTGGCAATGGGTCGCCGGGACCGGCACGGACACCCGCCCGAACCGGCTCCTCAACCCACTCGTCCAGGCACGCCGGTACGACCCTCGCGGGGAGTACGTACGCCGCTGGCTCCCCGAACTCCGCCACCTCGACGCCACCGCGGTCCACCGCGTCGCTCACCTCGACGCAGCCACCCGGGCGGGCCTGGACTACCCCGCCCCGATCGTGGATCTCGCCGCAGCCGCCGCCCGTTTCAGGGAGCGGCGGGGAGCTGACTGA
- a CDS encoding SDR family oxidoreductase: MRATGMTDDDRPLRCLVTGATGYIGGRLVPELLAAGHSVRCLARAPGKLRDHPWAGRAEAVRGDVTDERAVRAAMEGMDVAYYLVHALGTGRGFEETDRRAARVFGEQARAAGIRRIVYLGGLSPSGVPEHALSPHLRSRAEVGRILLASGVPTAVLRAAVIIGSGSASFEMLRYLTERLPVMVTPSWVRTRIQPIAVRDVLRFLVGCARLPYDVNRAFDIGGPDIVTYEEMMRRYAVVAALPKRLILPVPLLTPRLSSLWVGLVTPVPGALARPLVESLRHEVVCAEREIVRYVPDPPEGPVGLDRAIRLALRRVQDADVATMWSSASTPRAPSDPLPTDPDWAGGSLYTDHRERTVAASPQALWRVVEAIGGENGWYSSPLAWSLRGWLDTLVGGVGLRRGRRDATRLRVGDSLDFWRVEEIEPGRLLRLRAEMRLPGLAWLEMAVDRDPQGRTVYRQRALFHPHGLAGHAYWWGVAPFHAAVFGGMARNIAAAAESATPEPARTP; this comes from the coding sequence ATGCGTGCGACCGGCATGACCGACGACGACCGGCCGCTGCGCTGTCTGGTCACCGGCGCCACCGGATACATCGGCGGCAGGCTGGTGCCGGAGCTGCTCGCCGCCGGGCATTCCGTGCGCTGCCTGGCCCGCGCCCCCGGCAAGCTGCGGGACCATCCGTGGGCCGGCCGGGCGGAGGCCGTGCGTGGGGACGTGACGGACGAGAGGGCCGTGCGCGCGGCCATGGAGGGCATGGACGTCGCGTACTACCTGGTGCACGCCCTGGGTACCGGTCGGGGCTTCGAGGAGACCGACCGGCGCGCGGCCAGGGTCTTCGGTGAGCAGGCGCGTGCCGCCGGAATCCGCCGGATCGTCTACCTCGGCGGTCTGAGCCCTTCCGGAGTACCCGAGCACGCACTGTCACCTCATCTGCGGTCCCGCGCCGAAGTGGGTCGCATCCTCCTGGCCTCGGGCGTGCCGACCGCCGTACTGCGGGCAGCCGTGATCATCGGGTCGGGTTCGGCCTCGTTCGAGATGCTGCGATATCTGACCGAGCGGCTGCCCGTGATGGTGACCCCGAGCTGGGTGCGCACCCGCATCCAGCCCATCGCCGTCCGCGACGTGCTCCGCTTCCTCGTGGGATGCGCGAGGCTGCCGTACGACGTGAACCGCGCCTTCGACATCGGCGGACCGGACATCGTCACGTACGAGGAGATGATGCGGCGGTACGCCGTCGTCGCCGCGCTGCCGAAACGCCTCATCCTCCCCGTTCCCCTGCTCACCCCCCGGCTGTCCAGCCTCTGGGTCGGTCTGGTCACCCCGGTGCCGGGCGCTCTCGCCCGCCCGCTGGTCGAGTCGCTGAGGCACGAGGTGGTCTGCGCCGAGCGGGAGATCGTCCGTTACGTGCCGGACCCGCCGGAGGGACCGGTCGGTCTCGACCGGGCGATCCGGCTGGCTCTGAGGCGCGTGCAGGACGCGGATGTGGCCACCATGTGGTCCTCCGCCTCGACTCCGCGCGCCCCCAGCGACCCGCTGCCCACTGACCCCGACTGGGCGGGCGGGAGCCTCTACACGGATCACCGCGAGCGTACGGTCGCGGCGTCACCGCAGGCGCTGTGGCGGGTGGTGGAGGCGATCGGCGGCGAGAACGGCTGGTACTCCTCGCCGCTGGCCTGGTCCTTGCGGGGCTGGCTGGACACCCTGGTGGGCGGTGTCGGCCTGCGCCGGGGCCGCCGGGACGCGACCCGGCTGCGGGTCGGCGACAGCCTGGACTTCTGGCGAGTGGAGGAGATCGAGCCGGGCCGGCTGCTCCGGTTGCGCGCGGAGATGCGGCTGCCGGGCCTGGCCTGGCTGGAGATGGCCGTCGACCGGGATCCACAGGGGCGCACGGTGTACCGGCAGCGGGCCCTGTTCCATCCGCACGGCCTGGCCGGGCACGCCTACTGGTGGGGCGTGGCACCCTTCCACGCCGCGGTCTTCGGCGGCATGGCCCGCAACATCGCCGCCGCGGCCGAATCGGCCACCCCTGAACCGGCCCGTACTCCCTGA